Proteins from one Listeria weihenstephanensis genomic window:
- a CDS encoding FMN-dependent NADH-azoreductase, with protein sequence MAKLLFIKASPLPDDVSRSMVVATAFLEKYKQENPNDEIERIDVYTEDIPFIDGAFLAAGNALREGKAFADLDSEVQAQLTKFEALTKQFMDADKYVIVSPLWNLGIPPMLKAYFDTVVVAGKTFRYTETGPEGLLKGKKALQIHGSGGVYSTGDSDLETHGEPYINTIMNFIGVETLPTVFVEGVDYDPTRKDEILNAAIEDSIRRITML encoded by the coding sequence TTGGCAAAATTACTATTTATTAAAGCTTCGCCACTTCCTGATGACGTTTCTAGAAGTATGGTTGTAGCGACCGCCTTTTTAGAGAAATATAAACAGGAAAATCCAAATGATGAGATCGAGCGTATCGACGTTTACACGGAAGATATTCCATTTATCGATGGTGCTTTCTTAGCCGCTGGGAACGCACTCCGTGAGGGGAAAGCATTCGCAGATTTAGATTCAGAAGTACAAGCGCAATTAACGAAATTTGAGGCGTTAACAAAGCAATTTATGGATGCCGATAAATACGTTATCGTGTCGCCGCTTTGGAATCTTGGTATTCCGCCGATGTTAAAAGCTTATTTTGATACCGTTGTCGTGGCTGGGAAAACATTCCGCTATACAGAAACGGGTCCTGAAGGTTTATTAAAAGGCAAGAAGGCGTTGCAGATCCATGGTAGTGGCGGTGTTTATTCGACTGGTGACTCCGATTTGGAAACACATGGTGAGCCGTACATCAACACGATCATGAACTTTATTGGTGTGGAAACATTGCCAACTGTTTTTGTGGAAGGTGTCGACTATGATCCGACGCGTAAAGATGAGATTTTGAATGCAGCGATTGAAGACAGCATTCGCCGTATTACAATGTTATAG